The DNA region GTGTGCGGGCTCTGCAGGTCGGCCGTGACCCGGGCTTCGCGCTCGAAGCGGCGCACCGCGACGTCGGCCTGCCTGGCCGTCGCGCCGTGCATCAGCTCGGGCCTGATGATCTTGATGGCAGCCTCGCGCGCCAGCATCTTGTGCCGTGCCCGCCAGACCTCCCCCATGCCGCCCTTGCCGATCAGCGACTCGAGGTAATAGCTGCCGAGGTCCTGCGCCTTGCGTGCCGCCGCCTCCATGTGCTCGACGCGACGCGAGATGAAGTAGGCCAGCAGCGCCGCGAAGTACGGCACGAAGATCCAGGCCAGCAGGCGGTTGAGCGGCAGGGGCGCCAGGTCGAGACGGGCCTGGTTGATGAGGTAGGCGATGGGCCACGTCGATGCCGCCAGCAGCGCCACCGACAGCGTGACCAGCGGCGTGTTGGGCACCAGGAAGCCGACGATGACGATCCAGATGGCCAGGTTGGAGCCGCCCCGCACGAACCCGTCTGAGAACGGCAGGCTCGTCTCCAGCGTCGAGATCGAGAAGGCCACGACCAGTTCGAAGACCATGCCCAGCTGCAGCACGGTGGCCGCCGGCACGACACGGTAGCGCTGCAGGGCGATGATCCCCGCGGCGCACAACACGTTTGCCAGCAGCGCCAGGGCATTGACCGGATCGCGCTGGGCCTCGACGATTTCGGGCTGGATCAGCCGCTGGATGACGAAGGCGCCGACGGTGGTCACCGCCGCCAGCAGCGACACCCAGCACAGCCGTGTCGCAGCCTGATTCACCAGGCGCGGCGAGAGGGCCGCCTCGGACGAGACGTGCGGGGAGGTCCCCTGACCGAGCGTGGTGGCGCGGACGACGTCCTGCATGGTGCGTGTGACCTCCCGCCGACCATGATGCCGGACGGGGGCAAGCCTGCCCGGCCGTTCAGGCAGGTCCGCGGAGCGCGGTCAATGGATAGCACAGACGGAGGGGCACGGCCTCCGGTTCGCGCCGGGTCCTCACGACCGAGGCGCTCTCCTGACCAACGAGCCATCCCGGGGGCAGCGAACATCCGTGCGCCCGGGGCGACTGCTCGCTCTGGGAACCAACAGGTACCCGGCTCAGCACTCGGTCCGGAAGTTCCTTTCACTCCAAGGGTGCCGCATGTCCAGATGGTCCTCGAGACTGCTGTCGTCCCGCGCCTCGCTGGCGGCCGCCCTCTCAGCCGTGGCCGTGCCGCGCCCCCCGTCGTACCCGGCCGGTAGACCTCCCGAGGGAACGTCAGCCGAGCACGAAGAGTCCGAAGACGAAAATGCCGAGGAGCGCGAGGAAGAGCGCCAGCCACGCCAGCGCGATCGTCCGCTCCTCGGCCGGCTTGGGTTCACTGATGCCAATCGTCATGTGAATGAGCCTGACGAGGCGCACGAGCGGGTCGAGCATCGCGTCCTTGAATAACACGAACCGAGACGCGCGACCGCGAGGAGTCGACAGGATGCCGTGGATGATGACCGGGGGGGCGCGGGCGGCGATGTTGCTGGTGGCGACTGGCCTGCTCGCCGGATGCGGGGCCAGGCAGGCTGGGGTGAACACCGGCCCCCCGGCCGCCATGACCGCCGGCGCCGT from Luteitalea sp. TBR-22 includes:
- a CDS encoding serine/threonine-protein kinase; translation: MQDVVRATTLGQGTSPHVSSEAALSPRLVNQAATRLCWVSLLAAVTTVGAFVIQRLIQPEIVEAQRDPVNALALLANVLCAAGIIALQRYRVVPAATVLQLGMVFELVVAFSISTLETSLPFSDGFVRGGSNLAIWIVIVGFLVPNTPLVTLSVALLAASTWPIAYLINQARLDLAPLPLNRLLAWIFVPYFAALLAYFISRRVEHMEAAARKAQDLGSYYLESLIGKGGMGEVWRARHKMLAREAAIKIIRPELMHGATARQADVAVRRFEREARVTADLQSPHTVYLYDFGTSREGHFYFVMELLDGVSLQKLVQVFGPQPGSRVIHLLRQVCLSLEEAHARGLVHRDLKPSNIMACKVALQHDFVKVLDFGLVKPTQAEDLTHLTMDGVSAGTPGYIAPEIAMGDERIDGRADLYTLGCVAYFLLTGTLVFNETSPTAMAVAHVQKSPEPPSARTELPIAADLEAVVMQCLAKKPGDRPTSARALIRLLDACAEADQWCDEDADGWWRTHLPPSSSHRIPAVDPQAQPSPVLVR